In one Verrucomicrobiota bacterium JB022 genomic region, the following are encoded:
- a CDS encoding heme ABC transporter ATP-binding protein: MLRVFEASVVRHGRRILGPVSCQLSPAQLTVIVGPNGAGKSTLLRVMSGALRPDEGYVTLHGRQLRDWHSAELARTRSVLSQSSPLQFAFSVEEVVLLGRTPHMQGFARRRDREIVYAALRRVGMLAFATRDFTTLSGGEKQRVQLARALVQLEDEQQTQPRFLLLDEPVSALDLKYQHEVLHLARQLADEGLGVCAILHDLNQAIDYADHVLALQTGQLVAEGPPAETLTPALVQRVYDVEAMYAAESATPHLRVEPLHAR; this comes from the coding sequence ATGTTACGTGTTTTCGAAGCCTCGGTCGTCCGCCATGGCCGCCGCATTCTCGGGCCGGTCAGCTGCCAGCTCTCGCCCGCTCAGTTGACGGTGATCGTCGGCCCCAACGGCGCGGGCAAGTCTACCCTGCTGCGCGTGATGAGCGGCGCTCTCCGGCCCGATGAGGGCTACGTGACGCTGCACGGTCGCCAGCTCCGAGACTGGCATTCGGCCGAGCTGGCCCGCACGCGCTCCGTCCTTTCCCAATCCTCGCCGCTCCAGTTCGCCTTTTCGGTCGAGGAAGTCGTGCTGCTGGGCCGCACGCCCCACATGCAGGGCTTTGCCCGCCGCCGCGATCGGGAGATCGTCTACGCCGCGCTGCGCCGGGTGGGCATGCTCGCCTTTGCCACGCGGGATTTTACCACGCTCTCGGGCGGTGAAAAGCAGCGCGTGCAGCTGGCACGGGCTCTCGTGCAGCTCGAAGACGAGCAGCAGACGCAGCCCCGCTTTCTCTTGCTCGACGAGCCCGTCTCGGCGCTCGACCTCAAATACCAGCACGAGGTGCTGCACCTCGCCCGTCAGCTGGCCGACGAGGGCCTGGGGGTCTGCGCGATCCTGCACGATCTCAATCAGGCCATCGACTATGCCGACCATGTGCTGGCGCTGCAGACGGGACAGTTGGTGGCCGAAGGGCCGCCCGCCGAGACGCTGACGCCCGCCCTCGTACAGCGCGTCTACGATGTCGAGGCGATGTATGCCGCCGAAAGTGCTACGCCTCACCTCCGCGTCGAGCCGCTGCACGCCCGCTAG
- a CDS encoding pyridoxamine 5'-phosphate oxidase family protein, whose protein sequence is MSKDTATIAEPSPQEAVLTEALAQYEQLLESQQSVIIGTVSSQGLPDASYAPAIRDEANNFYVYVSALARHTSALKSGRKASVMVIEDEASAGQLFARKRVTYVSRPVLIERETEEFNRRMDEMAEKLGGVVGHLRGMLDFELFRLEPDEGRLVTGFGRAFRLTGEGMRELHHLGGGSGHGHKMKRDA, encoded by the coding sequence ATGAGCAAAGATACCGCCACCATCGCCGAGCCCTCCCCGCAGGAGGCCGTCCTCACTGAAGCCCTCGCCCAATATGAGCAACTGCTGGAGAGCCAGCAGAGCGTTATTATCGGCACCGTCAGCTCTCAAGGGCTGCCCGATGCCAGCTACGCCCCCGCCATTCGCGACGAGGCCAACAATTTTTACGTCTACGTCAGTGCGTTGGCCCGCCATACCAGCGCCCTCAAGTCGGGCCGCAAGGCCAGCGTGATGGTGATCGAAGACGAGGCCAGTGCCGGCCAGCTCTTCGCCCGCAAGCGCGTTACCTACGTCTCCCGCCCGGTGCTGATCGAGCGCGAGACGGAGGAATTCAACCGCCGGATGGATGAGATGGCCGAAAAGCTCGGCGGCGTGGTCGGCCACCTGCGCGGTATGCTCGACTTCGAGCTCTTCCGCCTCGAGCCCGACGAAGGTCGCCTCGTGACCGGTTTTGGCCGCGCCTTCCGCCTCACTGGCGAGGGCATGCGCGAGCTCCACCACCTCGGCGGCGGCTCCGGCCACGGCCACAAAATGAAGCGCGACGCGTAA
- a CDS encoding PEP-CTERM sorting domain-containing protein (PEP-CTERM proteins occur, often in large numbers, in the proteomes of bacteria that also encode an exosortase, a predicted intramembrane cysteine proteinase. The presence of a PEP-CTERM domain at a protein's C-terminus predicts cleavage within the sorting domain, followed by covalent anchoring to some some component of the (usually Gram-negative) cell surface. Many PEP-CTERM proteins exhibit an unusual sequence composition that includes large numbers of potential glycosylation sites. Expression of one such protein has been shown restore the ability of a bacterium to form floc, a type of biofilm.) gives MKMMHLTSYLRAGVALLSLAVAAPLSAFTVSLPGVSEFEGWEGLNNTNYTAPTYTGGFMNADADWGAPVQSNVSGSAGFAALDKVSGGGYFASTSIYSAFSPGTFSITNSNALAGLETVVFQLEAVSTDPIVPTLSFNGGTQSLEADLTWLTLGDTETSFGDSTIYTFQWDLSTLAGITDYVITYSGPQHFSQVGMSLYSGDTFAPVGAAVPEPSTYAAIFGSLALLTVAARRRMKR, from the coding sequence ATGAAGATGATGCACCTCACCTCTTATCTCCGCGCCGGCGTGGCGCTGCTCTCTCTCGCCGTGGCGGCTCCGCTCTCGGCTTTCACCGTCAGCCTGCCGGGCGTCAGCGAATTCGAAGGCTGGGAAGGCCTGAACAACACCAACTACACGGCCCCCACCTACACCGGCGGTTTCATGAATGCCGATGCCGACTGGGGCGCGCCCGTGCAGTCCAATGTCAGCGGCTCCGCAGGCTTTGCTGCGCTGGACAAGGTTTCCGGCGGCGGCTACTTCGCCTCCACCTCGATCTACTCGGCCTTCTCGCCCGGCACCTTCAGCATTACCAACAGTAATGCGCTGGCGGGCCTCGAAACGGTCGTCTTCCAGCTCGAAGCGGTCAGCACCGATCCGATCGTGCCCACGTTGAGCTTCAACGGAGGCACGCAAAGCCTGGAGGCCGATCTGACCTGGCTGACCCTCGGCGACACCGAGACCAGCTTCGGCGACTCGACCATTTACACCTTCCAGTGGGACTTGAGCACGCTCGCCGGCATCACGGACTACGTGATCACCTACAGCGGTCCTCAGCACTTCTCCCAAGTCGGCATGTCGCTCTACAGCGGTGACACCTTTGCTCCGGTTGGCGCCGCCGTGCCCGAGCCGAGCACTTATGCCGCGATCTTTGGCTCCCTCGCTCTCTTGACGGTGGCTGCGCGCCGCCGGATGAAGCGTTAA
- a CDS encoding MotA/TolQ/ExbB proton channel family protein: MDLLVDWFLKGGWIMWPLLVLSVLLVAVALERAAFHLRHRCSYRHLLHELPCAFECAKGGRKPGCLERDPDAPLRRITATYLDHLHYPRGERHKVLQREGDRILRECNAHLKLVGCIAQVAPLMGLLGTVTGLVAAFYHIQLLGGKVVPSDLAGGIWEALITTVAGLCVGIPALLVYQFFHARAERIAKQMQDLVSELDELYFCSRYRNKLSNISEGMSRVSPEGAATQTRMG, from the coding sequence ATGGACTTGCTTGTAGACTGGTTCCTCAAAGGCGGCTGGATCATGTGGCCGCTGTTGGTCCTGTCGGTGCTGCTCGTCGCCGTCGCCCTGGAGCGCGCGGCCTTCCACCTGCGGCATCGCTGTTCCTATCGCCACCTGCTCCACGAGCTGCCCTGCGCCTTCGAGTGCGCCAAGGGCGGTCGCAAGCCGGGATGCCTGGAGCGCGACCCCGACGCGCCGCTGCGCCGGATCACCGCCACCTACCTCGACCACCTCCACTACCCGCGAGGCGAGCGCCACAAGGTGCTCCAGCGCGAGGGCGACCGCATCTTGCGCGAGTGTAATGCCCACCTCAAGCTGGTCGGCTGCATCGCCCAAGTCGCGCCGTTGATGGGCCTGCTCGGCACCGTGACCGGCCTCGTGGCCGCCTTTTACCACATCCAGCTGCTCGGCGGCAAAGTCGTGCCGTCGGATCTGGCGGGCGGTATCTGGGAGGCGCTGATCACCACCGTGGCAGGCCTCTGCGTGGGCATCCCCGCGTTGCTCGTCTACCAATTTTTCCACGCCCGGGCCGAGCGCATCGCCAAGCAGATGCAAGACCTGGTGAGCGAGCTCGACGAGCTGTATTTCTGCTCTCGCTACCGCAACAAGCTTTCGAACATCAGCGAAGGCATGAGCCGGGTGTCGCCCGAAGGTGCGGCCACGCAAACCCGCATGGGCTGA
- a CDS encoding biopolymer transporter ExbD yields the protein MAVNFTSPAAHAPHIEMTPLIDVVFQLLVFFMLTSVFAPPAIELTLPELKGEPSDAQPSLVLHLNAQGAIFLNDEPLPETDLVERLRAALAEQDDKAVYFRGDKDAAYQTVLRLMQEATEAGATRFQFIYEPES from the coding sequence ATGGCGGTCAACTTCACCAGCCCGGCGGCCCACGCGCCGCACATCGAGATGACGCCGCTGATCGACGTCGTGTTCCAGCTGCTGGTGTTTTTCATGCTCACCTCCGTCTTCGCCCCGCCCGCGATCGAGCTGACGCTGCCTGAGCTGAAGGGCGAGCCCTCCGACGCGCAGCCAAGCCTCGTGCTGCACCTCAATGCCCAGGGCGCGATTTTCCTCAACGACGAGCCCCTGCCCGAGACCGATCTCGTGGAGCGCTTGCGCGCCGCCCTGGCCGAGCAGGACGACAAGGCCGTCTACTTTCGCGGCGACAAGGATGCCGCCTACCAGACCGTGCTGCGCCTGATGCAGGAAGCGACGGAAGCGGGTGCCACCCGCTTCCAGTTTATCTACGAGCCTGAGTCATGA
- a CDS encoding energy transducer TonB, with product MKARRRRSWFDLRAAIACSLLFHAALAVAFKSHQVPPPEIRFEQHQHSVEATFVPLQPPPPEPPPVPVEQAPPPPPPTPAIIAAQEAEVELAPPPPPEPEPQLEPVEPEPLLEAPPQPEPEPEPETPEPAEPEPQAAPPAPTPPPVPEAVASNVATQPMRGVQDFSDLPTARYNPPPRYPANARREGREGLVMVAIQVSPQGRVLEVNLAHSSGHDDLDQRALSAVRRWRFEPLGGRDALTFEYPIQFTLQ from the coding sequence ATGAAGGCGCGCCGCCGACGCTCATGGTTCGATCTGAGGGCGGCCATTGCCTGCTCGCTGCTCTTCCATGCCGCCTTGGCGGTCGCGTTCAAGAGCCATCAGGTGCCGCCGCCGGAAATCCGGTTCGAGCAGCACCAGCACTCGGTCGAAGCCACTTTCGTTCCTTTACAGCCGCCTCCGCCCGAGCCACCACCGGTGCCGGTCGAGCAGGCCCCACCGCCTCCGCCGCCCACGCCCGCCATCATCGCCGCGCAAGAGGCCGAGGTAGAGCTGGCGCCCCCTCCGCCACCGGAGCCCGAGCCGCAGCTGGAGCCGGTCGAGCCCGAACCGCTCCTCGAGGCGCCCCCGCAACCCGAACCTGAGCCCGAGCCGGAGACGCCGGAGCCCGCAGAACCCGAGCCGCAGGCCGCCCCTCCCGCGCCAACGCCTCCGCCCGTGCCCGAGGCTGTCGCCAGTAACGTCGCCACTCAGCCCATGCGCGGCGTTCAGGACTTTTCCGATCTACCTACTGCACGCTACAACCCGCCGCCGCGCTACCCGGCCAACGCCCGCCGCGAAGGTCGCGAAGGCCTCGTGATGGTCGCCATCCAGGTCAGCCCGCAAGGCCGCGTGTTGGAGGTGAACCTGGCCCACAGCTCCGGCCACGACGACCTCGACCAACGCGCGCTCTCGGCGGTGCGCCGTTGGCGCTTTGAACCTCTCGGGGGCCGCGACGCCCTCACCTTCGAATATCCCATCCAATTCACTTTACAATGA
- a CDS encoding TonB-dependent receptor: MKSILTGKMLALGWAAWLCAAPLHAQAEDSENAQRERVRMPTLTVTATRTERPVMKTPASVVAVDMDSFNRQGGADAGDVVRYEPGISIPFEFTGVDSYVPYRGGGFTNYRVRGVEGNRVLLTVDGIRMPPQFNFSGGNGRDYFDPAVFDRVEVLKGSGSTLFGSDAMGGVVAFETRSLQEDLIDSDRPWIFRNRVLLQEVDDSIKNVANFGWKSEPLYITLVNSYQNGHEVKNDRGRIDANPVDTWSNHILGKVGYSPNEVHQLTFTAENFQRSTDTDVNTSERTWASPFNYYVFNTADDERTRLSLDYQQLPVEAWWQALDVKVYYQTSDTSSFTNTQSSAALAPPPTTRDRDDYIGFDHEIYGLNLQLTKEAYFWGLEHTFVGGFEGSMEWAKNTFRRVDRKPLERGAVMPGFDPSDLIRGDVYLQDVVEVDRWLFQLGLRAGYYEIQPSHDPEFLEQSEFVTAAPDYDNLAISPSLAIQYEINPDTIVWTRYARGIRNPSLENYVGFFDHLGDFQQIPNPNLTEESSDSFDLGVKRDGEYVTLDASVFYAFYRDFFVTVQVDDSTYQTQNVDEVDIYGLDLSIQYRLRHLSESLDGFSVGLKLNLSEGEDQNTGEGVDEVDPYTVVGHLAYDAPSGRWGTRLIGTYRARKDDPSDNYLGSGLIIPPSSFVLDLSAYWQVRDNLSLDLGVRNLTDERYWVWPNAGGADHSFNEDPELAVRPGINVYFALNFEL, translated from the coding sequence ATGAAATCCATTTTGACTGGCAAGATGCTGGCCCTCGGTTGGGCCGCCTGGCTTTGCGCTGCTCCCCTGCACGCGCAGGCCGAAGATTCCGAAAACGCTCAGCGCGAGCGCGTGCGCATGCCCACGCTCACCGTCACCGCAACCCGCACGGAGCGTCCGGTCATGAAGACCCCCGCCAGCGTCGTCGCTGTCGATATGGACAGCTTCAACCGGCAGGGTGGGGCGGACGCGGGCGACGTGGTGCGCTACGAGCCGGGTATCTCCATCCCGTTCGAGTTTACTGGTGTGGACTCGTATGTGCCTTATCGCGGTGGCGGTTTCACCAACTACCGGGTGCGTGGGGTCGAGGGCAACCGCGTGCTGCTCACGGTCGACGGCATCCGCATGCCCCCGCAGTTCAACTTCAGCGGCGGCAACGGTCGAGACTACTTCGATCCCGCCGTCTTCGACCGCGTTGAGGTGCTGAAGGGCTCCGGCTCTACGCTCTTTGGCAGCGATGCGATGGGCGGAGTGGTGGCGTTCGAGACGCGCTCGCTACAGGAGGACTTGATCGACTCCGACCGGCCGTGGATCTTCCGCAACCGCGTGCTGTTGCAGGAAGTCGACGACAGCATCAAGAACGTCGCCAACTTCGGCTGGAAGAGCGAGCCCCTCTATATCACGCTCGTCAATTCTTACCAGAACGGGCACGAGGTGAAGAACGACCGCGGCCGCATCGACGCCAACCCGGTCGACACCTGGAGCAACCACATCCTCGGCAAGGTCGGTTATTCGCCCAACGAGGTCCACCAGCTCACCTTCACCGCCGAGAATTTCCAGCGCAGCACCGATACCGACGTCAACACCTCCGAGCGCACCTGGGCCTCCCCCTTCAACTACTACGTATTCAATACGGCGGATGATGAGCGCACCCGGCTGAGTCTTGACTATCAGCAGCTTCCGGTCGAAGCATGGTGGCAGGCGCTGGATGTGAAGGTCTACTACCAGACCTCCGATACGAGCAGCTTTACCAACACCCAGTCCAGCGCTGCACTGGCTCCGCCGCCCACCACTCGCGACCGCGACGACTATATCGGCTTTGATCACGAGATTTACGGCCTGAACCTCCAGTTGACCAAGGAGGCCTACTTCTGGGGGCTCGAGCATACCTTCGTCGGCGGCTTTGAAGGCTCGATGGAGTGGGCGAAAAATACCTTCCGTCGCGTCGACCGTAAGCCTCTGGAGAGAGGCGCCGTCATGCCCGGCTTCGATCCCTCCGACCTGATCCGGGGCGACGTTTACCTGCAAGACGTGGTGGAGGTCGATCGCTGGCTCTTTCAACTGGGCCTGCGCGCGGGATACTACGAGATTCAGCCGAGTCACGACCCTGAGTTTCTGGAGCAATCGGAATTCGTCACGGCTGCCCCGGACTACGATAACCTCGCGATTTCGCCCAGCCTCGCCATCCAGTATGAGATCAATCCCGATACGATCGTCTGGACCCGCTATGCGCGCGGCATCCGCAACCCCAGCCTCGAAAACTACGTCGGCTTCTTTGACCACCTGGGCGACTTTCAGCAGATACCCAACCCGAATCTCACGGAGGAAAGCAGCGATTCTTTCGACCTCGGAGTGAAGCGGGACGGTGAATATGTTACTCTCGACGCCAGCGTCTTCTACGCCTTCTACCGAGACTTTTTCGTGACGGTGCAGGTCGACGACAGCACCTATCAGACGCAGAACGTGGACGAGGTCGACATCTACGGGCTCGACTTGAGCATCCAATACCGCCTGCGCCACCTCAGCGAGAGCCTCGACGGTTTTTCCGTGGGCCTGAAGCTCAACCTTTCCGAAGGCGAAGACCAGAATACCGGCGAGGGCGTGGACGAAGTCGACCCCTATACCGTGGTCGGGCACCTGGCCTACGACGCGCCCTCGGGCCGTTGGGGCACGCGCCTGATCGGCACCTATCGCGCCCGCAAGGACGACCCGTCAGACAACTACCTCGGGTCTGGCCTGATCATCCCGCCCAGCTCGTTTGTGCTCGACCTGTCCGCGTATTGGCAGGTGCGGGACAACCTGTCGCTCGACCTTGGGGTCCGCAACCTGACCGATGAGCGCTACTGGGTGTGGCCCAATGCGGGTGGAGCCGATCACAGCTTCAACGAAGACCCGGAGCTGGCCGTGCGCCCCGGGATCAACGTCTACTTCGCGCTTAACTTCGAGCTGTAG
- a CDS encoding MFS transporter — MKADILPAHSRNVLTRSTVLLLATITGLAVATLYYSQPMLALMGRDLHYSDGVMSLVPMLTQMGYAAGLLFLGPLGDRHDRRRIVMIKAVLLIGALVASAAAPSMAVLAVASLLIGLTSTLAQDVVSGTAMLAPDHSRGKTVGTVMTGLLLGILVSRVVSGFVAEYLGWREMFYIAAASIGGLLVIAWRGMPSTPVLTQLRYGALMASLGHLWQKYPSVRRAAIAQGLVAVSFSAFWSTLALILHGEPFHLGSTVAGIFGIAGAAGALIAPFAGKLADRHGPEVVTRLSTALSAASFGIMAFAPFFAPSHQVWLLVAGVIGFDLGMQATTVSHQTIIYGIDPAARSRLNAILLFGMFAGMSAGAGLGGWILGQFGWLGVVALAVTSSALAFVVRLTASTEGGPAVGAPATARS; from the coding sequence ATGAAGGCCGACATACTGCCAGCGCATAGTCGCAACGTCCTCACCCGCAGCACGGTGCTGCTGCTTGCGACGATCACGGGCCTTGCCGTGGCGACGCTCTACTACAGCCAGCCGATGCTGGCCTTGATGGGGCGCGACCTCCACTACTCCGACGGCGTGATGAGCCTGGTGCCGATGCTCACCCAAATGGGTTATGCGGCAGGGCTGCTCTTCCTCGGGCCTTTGGGCGACCGCCATGACCGGCGGCGGATCGTGATGATCAAGGCCGTGCTGCTGATCGGTGCCCTCGTCGCCAGTGCCGCCGCGCCCTCCATGGCCGTGCTGGCGGTGGCGAGCCTCCTCATCGGCCTGACTTCGACGCTGGCGCAGGACGTCGTCTCTGGAACGGCCATGCTGGCCCCTGATCACAGCCGGGGCAAGACGGTGGGCACCGTGATGACGGGCCTGCTGCTGGGCATCCTCGTTTCGCGGGTGGTGAGCGGCTTCGTGGCCGAATACCTGGGCTGGCGCGAGATGTTTTACATCGCGGCGGCGAGCATCGGCGGGCTCCTGGTAATTGCCTGGCGGGGCATGCCGAGTACCCCCGTGCTGACTCAGTTGCGCTATGGCGCGCTGATGGCCTCGCTCGGCCACCTGTGGCAGAAATACCCGTCGGTACGTCGTGCGGCCATCGCGCAGGGGCTGGTGGCGGTGAGCTTCAGCGCCTTTTGGTCGACGCTCGCGCTGATCCTCCACGGTGAGCCGTTTCACCTCGGCAGCACGGTGGCGGGCATATTCGGCATTGCCGGGGCCGCCGGCGCGCTCATCGCCCCCTTTGCCGGCAAGCTGGCCGACCGCCACGGCCCGGAGGTGGTGACGCGCCTGAGCACGGCCTTGAGCGCCGCCTCGTTTGGCATCATGGCCTTCGCGCCGTTCTTTGCTCCGAGCCACCAAGTGTGGCTGCTGGTGGCGGGCGTGATCGGCTTCGACCTGGGGATGCAGGCCACGACCGTCTCGCACCAGACGATCATCTACGGGATCGACCCGGCAGCGCGCAGCCGCCTCAACGCAATCCTGCTCTTCGGGATGTTTGCCGGCATGTCGGCCGGGGCCGGGCTGGGTGGCTGGATCCTCGGCCAATTCGGCTGGCTGGGCGTGGTGGCACTCGCCGTCACCTCCTCCGCGCTCGCTTTTGTGGTGCGATTGACCGCGAGCACGGAGGGCGGCCCCGCCGTCGGTGCCCCGGCTACAGCTCGAAGTTAA